Proteins from one uncultured Anaeromusa sp. genomic window:
- the rlmB gene encoding 23S rRNA (guanosine(2251)-2'-O)-methyltransferase RlmB: MEDVIAGRNSVGEALKSGRPLNKLLIAKGERQGSLRELAGIAKDKGILIQEVEPQRLAQLAPGQRHQGVVAMASPVEYAEVEDILAAAEAKGEAPLLVVLDELEDPHNLGAVLRSVDAAGAHGVIIPKRRSCPLSTTVAKTSAGAVEYVPVARVSNLAQTLDKLKKAGIWVAGCDMDGTENYFEASLKGPLALVIGGEGRGLGRLVKEHCDFLVRIPMQGHVNSLNASVACSLVLYEAVRQRLQSV, from the coding sequence ATGGAAGATGTGATTGCCGGACGTAACAGCGTTGGCGAAGCGCTAAAAAGCGGCCGCCCCTTAAATAAACTGCTCATCGCCAAAGGTGAGCGGCAGGGTTCCCTTAGAGAATTGGCGGGAATTGCCAAAGATAAAGGCATTCTGATACAGGAAGTCGAGCCGCAGCGGCTGGCTCAACTGGCTCCCGGACAACGGCATCAAGGCGTAGTGGCGATGGCCTCGCCAGTAGAGTATGCGGAAGTGGAGGACATTTTAGCAGCGGCTGAAGCAAAGGGAGAAGCGCCCTTGCTTGTGGTTCTGGATGAACTAGAGGACCCCCATAATTTAGGGGCTGTTTTGCGCAGCGTCGACGCCGCTGGAGCCCATGGAGTCATTATTCCCAAACGGCGCAGCTGTCCTTTGTCGACGACGGTAGCCAAAACGTCCGCCGGTGCGGTGGAATATGTGCCTGTTGCCAGGGTGTCTAATTTAGCGCAGACTCTGGATAAATTGAAAAAAGCCGGCATTTGGGTAGCGGGCTGCGACATGGACGGCACGGAAAATTATTTTGAAGCATCTCTTAAGGGGCCGTTGGCCTTGGTAATCGGGGGCGAAGGAAGAGGGCTGGGGCGTCTCGTGAAAGAGCATTGCGATTTTTTAGTACGTATTCCCATGCAGGGACATGTTAATTCACTAAATGCGTCGGTAGCCTGCTCTCTTGTTTTGTATGAAGCTGTGCGGCAGCGTCTGCAAAGCGTCTGA
- the sigH gene encoding RNA polymerase sporulation sigma factor SigH — MRFHSQNDLYGVFENMTDEEIVTDAKEKENSIALDFLINKYRNFVRAKARSYFLIGADREDIIQEGMIGLYKAIRDFRGDKLSSFRAFAELCVTRQIITAIKTATRQKHIPLNSYVSLNKPIYDEDSDRTLLDVLSGSKISDPEELVISREEFSDIEEKMGQILSDLEWKVLMAYLDGKSYQEIAVELDRHVKSIDNALQRVKRKLERYLDNRGEDGDAISRTLPTRELGVEFLGPDFRDKT; from the coding sequence ATGCGGTTTCATTCGCAAAATGATTTGTACGGCGTATTCGAAAATATGACCGACGAAGAAATCGTCACCGATGCAAAAGAAAAAGAAAATTCCATTGCACTTGACTTTCTAATCAATAAATACCGGAACTTCGTAAGAGCCAAGGCCAGATCCTATTTTCTGATTGGCGCAGACCGCGAGGATATTATTCAGGAAGGCATGATTGGTCTATATAAGGCCATTCGTGATTTTCGCGGTGATAAGCTGTCTTCGTTCCGGGCTTTTGCAGAGCTTTGCGTTACTCGCCAAATTATTACGGCGATTAAGACGGCTACGCGGCAAAAGCATATTCCATTGAACTCCTATGTTTCCCTAAATAAACCAATCTATGACGAAGATTCCGACCGGACGCTGCTGGATGTGCTTTCGGGTTCGAAAATTTCAGATCCGGAAGAACTTGTAATCAGCCGGGAAGAGTTCAGCGACATTGAAGAAAAAATGGGACAAATTCTCAGTGACTTGGAATGGAAGGTTCTCATGGCGTACTTGGACGGCAAGTCCTATCAGGAAATCGCCGTGGAGCTGGACCGTCATGTGAAATCGATCGACAACGCCTTGCAGCGGGTCAAACGGAAACTGGAACGATATTTGGACAATCGAGGTGAAGACGGGGATGCCATAAGCCGCACCCTTCCGACGCGGGAGTTGGGCGTGGAATTTTTGGGACCTGATTTTCGAGATAAGACATGA
- the brxF gene encoding BREX-3 system P-loop-containing protein BrxF: MAIVQQIVECVHDAAQTTDKMVLLIGAPGSGKSKILRELASMRGWKYVEGKEVLPKEWRPAAHVSRQAEAARAITKALAALGADVVLLDNMRNFFAAELELQPVELLRTISKKQTLLVAWPGEYHEGVISHLRGATGERLEYPLTDITVIQID; the protein is encoded by the coding sequence ATGGCCATTGTACAGCAAATTGTGGAATGTGTTCATGATGCAGCCCAAACCACGGATAAAATGGTGTTGCTCATCGGCGCCCCTGGCAGCGGGAAAAGCAAGATTTTGCGAGAGTTAGCCAGCATGCGCGGTTGGAAATATGTTGAAGGTAAAGAGGTATTGCCGAAGGAATGGCGGCCGGCGGCTCATGTGTCACGGCAGGCGGAAGCGGCTCGGGCGATAACCAAGGCGTTGGCGGCGCTAGGCGCCGACGTAGTGCTGCTGGATAATATGCGGAATTTTTTCGCAGCCGAGCTGGAATTGCAACCGGTAGAATTGCTGCGGACTATTAGCAAAAAACAGACGCTGCTGGTGGCTTGGCCCGGAGAATATCACGAGGGCGTAATTTCACACTTGCGGGGAGCGACTGGCGAGCGGCTGGAATATCCATTGACCGATATTACGGTTATTCAAATCGACTAA
- a CDS encoding undecaprenyl-diphosphate phosphatase encodes MENLLIAVIIGVVEGVTEFLPVSSTGHMILAGHLMGFEGEVASVFEVFIQLGAILSVLFLYRDKFAAMMPRNGRKTGFRSALQWQHVAVGIIPVMGVGYLLHKAIKTYLFSPFTVIVGLVIGAVLMLAAEKWAQMRRPRTCDVDEITLKQAFWVGLFQILSLWPGFSRSGSTISGGLFVGLSRKAAADFSFIISVPLMFVACFYDLLKVWGQLNADHLFMIGVGFVTAFIVAYASVIWFLRFLNQSTLASFAYYRFVLAAVSYYFFYGI; translated from the coding sequence GTGGAGAACTTGCTTATTGCAGTAATTATTGGCGTGGTGGAAGGAGTTACTGAATTTTTACCGGTTTCATCGACTGGACATATGATTTTAGCCGGGCATCTAATGGGGTTTGAAGGGGAAGTTGCCAGCGTATTTGAAGTGTTTATCCAATTGGGCGCTATTTTGTCGGTATTGTTCCTCTATCGGGATAAGTTTGCAGCTATGATGCCGCGAAATGGTCGGAAGACAGGTTTTCGCTCGGCCTTGCAGTGGCAGCACGTAGCGGTAGGTATTATTCCGGTTATGGGCGTGGGGTATTTGCTGCACAAAGCGATTAAGACGTACTTGTTTTCTCCCTTTACTGTTATTGTTGGGTTAGTAATAGGCGCTGTTTTGATGTTGGCTGCAGAAAAGTGGGCCCAAATGCGACGCCCCAGAACGTGCGACGTGGATGAAATAACCTTAAAACAGGCATTTTGGGTAGGGTTGTTCCAAATTTTGTCTTTGTGGCCTGGCTTTTCACGTTCTGGCTCTACTATTTCAGGAGGCTTGTTCGTCGGACTTAGCCGCAAAGCTGCGGCCGACTTTTCTTTTATTATTTCCGTGCCGTTGATGTTTGTAGCGTGTTTTTATGACTTGCTAAAAGTGTGGGGACAATTAAACGCTGACCATTTGTTTATGATTGGCGTCGGGTTTGTTACCGCTTTTATTGTAGCGTATGCCTCGGTGATATGGTTTTTGCGCTTCTTGAATCAATCTACCTTGGCTTCGTTTGCGTATTATCGGTTTGTCTTGGCGGCAGTCAGTTACTACTTCTTTTACGGTATTTAA
- the tuf gene encoding elongation factor Tu: MAKQKFERNKPHVNIGTIGHVDHGKTTLTAAITKVLSKTGGAQFMGYDMIDKAPEERERGITINTAHVEYETANRHYAHVDCPGHADYVKNMITGAAQMDGGILVVSAADGPMPQTREHILLSRQVGVPALVVFLNKADMVDDPELMELVEMEVRELLSSYEFPGDDIPVISGSALKALEGDAEYEQKILDLMAAVDSYIPTPERDTDKAFLMPVEDVFTITGRGTVATGRVERGVVKVGDTIEIVGMMEEAKQTVCTGVEMFRKLLDSAVAGDNIGALLRGVERKDIQRGQVLAKPGSIKPHTKFMGEVYVLSKEEGGRHTPFFNGYRPQFYFRTTDVTGVITLPEGTEMVMPGDNVQMAIELITPIAVEEGLRFAIREGGRTVGAGVVTAINA, from the coding sequence ATGGCAAAACAGAAGTTTGAAAGAAACAAGCCCCATGTGAACATTGGTACCATCGGTCACGTTGACCATGGCAAAACGACTCTGACCGCAGCCATCACGAAAGTATTATCCAAAACAGGTGGCGCTCAGTTTATGGGTTACGACATGATCGACAAGGCGCCGGAAGAGCGCGAACGCGGCATCACCATCAACACCGCCCATGTTGAGTACGAGACGGCTAACCGCCACTATGCTCACGTGGACTGCCCTGGTCATGCTGACTATGTTAAAAACATGATTACCGGTGCTGCGCAGATGGACGGCGGCATTCTGGTGGTAAGCGCCGCTGACGGCCCGATGCCCCAGACCCGCGAGCACATCCTGCTGAGCCGCCAGGTTGGCGTGCCGGCTCTGGTTGTATTCTTGAACAAAGCAGACATGGTTGACGATCCGGAATTGATGGAACTGGTGGAAATGGAAGTTCGCGAATTGCTCTCGAGCTACGAATTCCCCGGCGACGACATCCCGGTCATCAGCGGCTCGGCCTTGAAAGCGCTGGAAGGCGACGCCGAGTATGAGCAGAAAATCCTTGATTTGATGGCAGCTGTTGACAGCTACATCCCTACTCCTGAACGCGATACCGACAAAGCATTCCTGATGCCTGTCGAGGACGTCTTCACGATTACCGGCCGCGGCACCGTGGCTACGGGCCGTGTGGAACGTGGCGTTGTCAAAGTGGGCGACACGATTGAAATCGTAGGCATGATGGAAGAAGCGAAACAAACGGTCTGCACAGGCGTGGAAATGTTCCGCAAATTGCTGGACTCCGCTGTAGCTGGCGACAACATCGGCGCGCTGCTGCGCGGCGTTGAGCGCAAAGACATCCAGCGCGGCCAGGTTTTGGCTAAGCCGGGTTCCATTAAGCCTCACACGAAATTCATGGGCGAAGTATACGTCCTGTCCAAAGAAGAAGGCGGCCGTCACACTCCGTTCTTTAACGGCTATCGTCCGCAGTTCTACTTCCGTACGACCGACGTAACCGGCGTGATCACCTTGCCTGAAGGCACGGAAATGGTTATGCCTGGCGACAACGTGCAGATGGCAATCGAACTGATTACCCCCATCGCCGTTGAAGAAGGTCTGCGTTTTGCTATCCGCGAAGGCGGCCGCACTGTCGGCGCCGGCGTAGTTACCGCAATCAACGCGTAA